The DNA sequence CTGCGGCGTGAGGTCGCGCCGGCGGGCTGGCGGGCCCCACCGATGGCAAGGGTGACGGCTGCTGCCCATGGACCGGTGGTGGACTCATCGGCGCCATCGAGCCCGCGGGTTGCGCCCCCGAGAAGCCGCCGCTAGACGGAGGAACCGCACCCCCAGGCGGCGTCGTACCCAGCGGTGCACCCGGTGTGGTCTGGCCCGAGGGGGCCGGTGTGGCTTCCGGGCCGTTGGCACCCGCCAACTGAACGCCCGGCCCCTGGATCGGCTTGCCATCCGTGGCGAAGGTTGCCCCGGCATCGGTGCGGGCCTCCTGGATCGCAGCGTCCTTGGCTGCCGCCATCTTGGCGTCCGGGTCCTTCTTGTCGGCAGACTCGTCGGCCTTCCCGTCGATCTTGTCGTCGGGCTTCCCGTCGCCCGGTCCGGGCTCTCCGCCCTGTCCCATCTGGTCGAACGGGATGTTGGAGAGGCCCTCGGCAATCGCGCTGACGATTCCGCTCGCCGCCTGGCTGATCGATCCCAGGGCGCCCGTCATGGCGCCGGTCAGGCCACTGACGATCTGGCTCGGGTCCATGCCCTGCTGTCCTTGCCCCTGCCCAGCACCCTGCTGCCCACCGCCGGACATCTGGCCGCCCTGATTACCCATCGCGGATGCCGGCGTGGCCGAGCCCTGCATTCCACCGCCTGCGGCGCCACTGGCGGAACCACTGGCGCCCGGCTCCTGCTCCCCGCCTTTGCCTTTACCTCTGTCCGCGGGGTTCTGCGGGGACTCGGTATCCGAGTCGTACTCGGGCCCGAGCTGGCCGGGTGGGTTCTTGAACTCCGGAGGCAGCTCCTGCTTCAGCGCGTTGATCAAGGTGTCGTACGCCTCGCCGCCTTTACCCCAGGCAAGCTTCATCGCGGGCAGCCATTTGCCCTCGATGTTCTGCTGAACATGCGGCCCGATCTTCGTCGCGTTGGTCTCGTCGGCGACAGACTTGTCTCCGGTGCCGGTCTTGTAGGTCGTGACGGCACTGTCGAAGGACGCACGGTCTGTCACCAAGCCGTCGACCAAGGTCGACGCCTGCTTCTTCAGATCGACGATGGTCCACAGTGCTTCGCGCAACCCGTCCAGGCCGATGGATACCTGTCCGAATTCCTTGGTCACCGCATCGGCAGTGGAGTTGTGCGTCCTGAGGAACTGGTTGGCCGCCTCCGAGCCTTGGCCTTCCCACATCCCCATGAGCTGCTGCAGCTGTCCGTGCTGACGCTCGGCCGCGGCCTTCATCGTGGTTACCGCGCCCCTGAACAACTCGAGGTCCGCACCGAGCTTGTTCAGATCCATGCCGGCATCCATGTCGTACCAATCGAACAGCTGGCGCTCGTTGGCGGTGAGGTCCGGGTTGGTAATCGTGACCGGAGACTTGCCGTTCCCCCGGATCGCGGTGGTCGTGTAGTTCTGCGAGTTCGCGATCGCCTGGATCCCCTCACTGCGCAGCGACTCGATGTCGTATTTACCGGCCATTGGCTGCAGCCAACCTTGCCTTGTTCTTGGCATCGCGATCGGCATACCGTTGCGCGGTCGCACGGAGCTGCTCGGCGATGGCGGTGTTGGTGCGATGCCAGTTCTCCAGATGAGTTACCACCTCGTGCAGGCCGTTCCTGACGTCATCCCCCTTGGCGGTGTGCCACTGACCGGCCGAAGCCCCGCCGAAGGACAAGCCGCGCAGCTGCGCAATTGCTTTCTGCAGCTCGTCGGCCACGCTGTCGAACTCCCCAGCGACCCCCCGGACACCAGCGACATTGATCGAGGTTTCTCCCATATTGACTACGACGGGTACATAGCCATTCCGGTTCCATCTTTTTTCACCAATCTGCGGGTCATGCGTCTTCCCGTTCAACCGCTTGGTCGGGTAGGGTCGCCGCATGCGCATTGGAACCACGTTGAGCTACGCCGGAGGATTCACCGAGGTCGTCGACGAACTCGCTGAGCTGGAGAAAGTCGGGCTCGACATCGCGTTCGTCGCCGAAGCTTACTCGTACGACGCCGCAAGCCAGCTCGGGTATCTCGCCGCCAAGACGTCCACCGTAAAGCTCGCGTCGGGCATCTTCCAGCTCTACACCCGCACCCCCACCCTGCTCGCGATGACGGCGGCCGGTCTGGACTACGTCTCCAACGGCCGGTTCGTCCTCGGCATCGGCGCCTCGGGCCCTCAGGTC is a window from the Mycobacteroides salmoniphilum genome containing:
- a CDS encoding type VII secretion target, which encodes MGETSINVAGVRGVAGEFDSVADELQKAIAQLRGLSFGGASAGQWHTAKGDDVRNGLHEVVTHLENWHRTNTAIAEQLRATAQRYADRDAKNKARLAAANGR